A genomic stretch from Falco naumanni isolate bFalNau1 chromosome 8, bFalNau1.pat, whole genome shotgun sequence includes:
- the LOC121092446 gene encoding caspase-8-like isoform X1 gives MSKDFHKLLFAISEALITDELAALKFLSLEHIPMRKLEAIREPKAFFEVLQEKDMMEAGNLSFLKELLYRINRIDLLGVHLDSSRAEMERELQIPGRAKVSAYRQLLYEIAEDLTPEDVKSVKFLLQKQIPKNKLQDNASMLKVLLEMERNGIIKEDDLGVLKDTLKGFRADLKKKIDTYEEKRKENDSKEKFHHPVSASVHAAEQGAEGETPHLVVESYKMKNNPHGYCVILNNYIFKNPSEAREGTVKDGEAVKRVFKWLQFETVEHMDLEAKEMYAKVEEYSKKDHSNMDCFVCFIFSHGEKDKIKGVDHQFVNIRDLVSCFSGSNCPSLAGKPKLFFIQACQGSAGHPAVTVKEDFSSHLEADATPMISIPDQADILIGMATVEDYECYRCTKTGSIYVQCLCDKMELLCPLRKDLITILTEVNKEVGGRVLNGWKQMPKITSTLRKQLIFQISQCQSTEK, from the exons ATGAGTAAAGACTTCCACAAACTCCTTTTTGCCATTTCTGAGGCTTTGATCACAGATGAACTGGCAGCTCTGAAGTTCCTCAGCCTGGAGCACATCCCCATGAGGAAGCTGGAAGCCATCCGGGAGCCCAAAGCCTTCTTCGaagtgctgcaggagaaggacATGATGGAGGCGGGGAACCTGTCCTTCCTGAAGGAGCTGCTCTACCGGATCAATCGGATTGACCTCCTGGGTGTCCACCTGGACTCCAGCCGAGCGGAGATGGAGAGGGAGCTTCAGATCCCGGGCAGGGCAAAGGTGTCAGCCTACAG GCAACTGCTATATGAAATTGCAGAGGACTTGACTCCGGAAGATGTCAAGAGCGTGAAGTTCCTGCTCCAAAAACAAATACCAAAGAACAAGCTCCAGGATAATGCT TCAATGTTGAAGGTCTtactggaaatggaaagaaacgGGATAATTAAAGAAGATGACCTGGGGGTGCTGAAAGATACATTAAAGGGATTTAGAGCtgatctaaagaaaaaaatagatacctatgaagaaaaaagaaaag AAAATGATTCTAAGGAAAAATTCCACCACCCAGTATCTGCGTCTGTGCATGCAGCAGAAcaaggagcagagggggagacACCACACCTG GTTGTGGAatcatataaaatgaaaaataacccCCATGGTTACTGTGTGATTCTTAacaactacatttttaaaaatccgTCAGAAGCCAGAGAAGGAACAGTGAAAGATGGAG AGGCAGTGAAGAGGGTCTTCAAGTGGCTTCAGTTTGAGACAGTTGAGCACATGGATCtagaagcaaaggaaatgtaTGCAAAAGTTGAAGAATACAGCAAAAAAGATCATAGTAACATGgactgttttgtttgcttcattttttcccatggtgaaaaagacaaaataaaaggtGTTGATCATCAGTTTGTAAATATTAGAGATTTAGTCTCCTGCTTCAGTGGATCAAATTGTCCGTCTCTTGCTGGCAAACCCAAGCTGTTTTTCATCCAGGCTTGCCAAGGCTCTGCAGGTCATCCAGCTGTCACAGTAAAAGAAGACTTTTCTAGCCATCTTGAGGCGGATGCTACCCCTATGATTTCCATTCCTGATCAGGCTGATATTCTCATTGGCATGGCTACAGTGGAAGACTACGAGTGCTACCGCTGTACAAAGACTGGCAGCATTTACGTTCAGTGCCTCTGTGACAAAATGGAGTTGCTGTGCCCACT CCGCAAGGATCTCATAACAATCCTGACAGAAGTGAACAAGGAAGTGGGAGGAAGAGTGTTAAATGGATGGAAGCAGATGCCAAAGATAACATCAACCCTACGGAAGCAATTGATCTTCCAAATTTCACAATGTCAGTCAactgaaaagtag
- the LOC121092446 gene encoding caspase-8-like isoform X2: MSKDFHKLLFAISEALITDELAALKFLSLEHIPMRKLEAIREPKAFFEVLQEKDMMEAGNLSFLKELLYRINRIDLLGVHLDSSRAEMERELQIPGRAKVSAYRQLLYEIAEDLTPEDVKSVKFLLQKQIPKNKLQDNASMLKVLLEMERNGIIKEDDLGVLKDTLKGFRADLKKKIDTYEEKRKENDSKEKFHHPVSASVHAAEQGAEGETPHLVVESYKMKNNPHGYCVILNNYIFKNPSEAREGTVKDGEAVKRVFKWLQFETVEHMDLEAKEMYAKVEEYSKKDHSNMDCFVCFIFSHGEKDKIKGVDHQFVNIRDLVSCFSGSNCPSLAGKPKLFFIQACQGSAGHPAVTVKEDFSSHLEADATPMISIPDQADILIGMATVEDYECYRCTKTGSIYVQCLCDKMELLCPLRKDLITILTEVNKEVGGRVLNGWKQMPKITSTLRKQLIFQISQ, encoded by the exons ATGAGTAAAGACTTCCACAAACTCCTTTTTGCCATTTCTGAGGCTTTGATCACAGATGAACTGGCAGCTCTGAAGTTCCTCAGCCTGGAGCACATCCCCATGAGGAAGCTGGAAGCCATCCGGGAGCCCAAAGCCTTCTTCGaagtgctgcaggagaaggacATGATGGAGGCGGGGAACCTGTCCTTCCTGAAGGAGCTGCTCTACCGGATCAATCGGATTGACCTCCTGGGTGTCCACCTGGACTCCAGCCGAGCGGAGATGGAGAGGGAGCTTCAGATCCCGGGCAGGGCAAAGGTGTCAGCCTACAG GCAACTGCTATATGAAATTGCAGAGGACTTGACTCCGGAAGATGTCAAGAGCGTGAAGTTCCTGCTCCAAAAACAAATACCAAAGAACAAGCTCCAGGATAATGCT TCAATGTTGAAGGTCTtactggaaatggaaagaaacgGGATAATTAAAGAAGATGACCTGGGGGTGCTGAAAGATACATTAAAGGGATTTAGAGCtgatctaaagaaaaaaatagatacctatgaagaaaaaagaaaag AAAATGATTCTAAGGAAAAATTCCACCACCCAGTATCTGCGTCTGTGCATGCAGCAGAAcaaggagcagagggggagacACCACACCTG GTTGTGGAatcatataaaatgaaaaataacccCCATGGTTACTGTGTGATTCTTAacaactacatttttaaaaatccgTCAGAAGCCAGAGAAGGAACAGTGAAAGATGGAG AGGCAGTGAAGAGGGTCTTCAAGTGGCTTCAGTTTGAGACAGTTGAGCACATGGATCtagaagcaaaggaaatgtaTGCAAAAGTTGAAGAATACAGCAAAAAAGATCATAGTAACATGgactgttttgtttgcttcattttttcccatggtgaaaaagacaaaataaaaggtGTTGATCATCAGTTTGTAAATATTAGAGATTTAGTCTCCTGCTTCAGTGGATCAAATTGTCCGTCTCTTGCTGGCAAACCCAAGCTGTTTTTCATCCAGGCTTGCCAAGGCTCTGCAGGTCATCCAGCTGTCACAGTAAAAGAAGACTTTTCTAGCCATCTTGAGGCGGATGCTACCCCTATGATTTCCATTCCTGATCAGGCTGATATTCTCATTGGCATGGCTACAGTGGAAGACTACGAGTGCTACCGCTGTACAAAGACTGGCAGCATTTACGTTCAGTGCCTCTGTGACAAAATGGAGTTGCTGTGCCCACT CCGCAAGGATCTCATAACAATCCTGACAGAAGTGAACAAGGAAGTGGGAGGAAGAGTGTTAAATGGATGGAAGCAGATGCCAAAGATAACATCAACCCTACGGAAGCAATTGATCTTCCAAATTTCACAAT ag